ATCATAAAAACTAAAATAGGTAGCGTGGTCTTCTGTTTCTGGTAATAATTTAGAATATGTAGATCGTGTTAATGATTGAATTGCACCTTGCACTAAACCTAGTATACCTCCTAATCCGTAAAAATAAAGTGTTACATTTTCTTGTTTCTTATCTAACATAAATGCTACAAAACACACTAACATCCATATAGCAATTGTAACTTTTAAGGCTGTAAAATTACCATATTTATCAGAAAATCTAGAAAAGAAAAATGCTCCAAATATTGCAACTACTTGTACTAATAAAATAGTAGCTATCATATTTGTAGACTCTAACCCTAATTCGGAAGATCCAAAAATTGCTGCCATTAAAATAATCGTTTGCACTCCAATACTTAAGAAGAAAAAAGCTAATAAAAAACGTTTTAATACAGGATAATTTAAGACTTCTTTAAAAACAATTTGTAACTCCCTATACCCTTTCCATATATAATCATTATCAGGTTGTTTGTTATAAATATCGTCTGGTAATTTACGAAAAGTTACTTGTGCAAATCCAATCCACCAAATACCAACCATAACAAAAGAAAACCTTGACGCATTTGAGGAAGCTATTCCCTTTGCTTCATCTATTGCTTTTCCAATTTCTAATTCAGTTCCATTTGCCTTTATATATTCACTTATACTTATATCAAAACCGAATACCTCTGGAAACATAATCATTCCTAAATTTATTAATAATAAAATTATAGAACCTACATATCCATGAATAAAACCTTTAGCACTTGCTCTATCTTGTTGTTCAGGAAATGCTATTTCTGGTAAATATGCATTATAAAAAACCCAACTTGCCCAAAAACCTATACTTGCTAAAATAGTAAACAAAATACCTACCCATACGGTATCTACTCCTTCAAAAAAATACAATGCTGCTACAGATAAACCTCCCATCCAACAGAAAAACTTCATAAATTTCTTCTTACTTCCGGTATAGTCAGCAATACCTGATAAAATTGGTGAAATAATTGCGACTATTAATAATGAAAATGCAATTGCATAGGTATATAAGCTATCTGGGTGCTCCCAATTTATTCCTAAAAATGAAACGGTTTTATTATCTGTTATAGCACTATAATATAGCGGAAATACTGCGGTACTAATTACCAATGAATATACCGAGTTTGCCCAATCATAAAATGCCCAAGCATTAATTAACTTCTTATCTCCTCTTTTATACATATATCTTAATTAAAAAACCGTTCAAAAAATTGAACGGTTTGCAATATAATATAAATATTTATCTCTTTATTTTTTTCCAGGCACATTGTATTTAGCAGCTAGTTGTCTCGCTTCTGGTAAATAAGCTCTAAGTGTTTGTATACGAGTTTGATTAGATGGGTGTGTACTCATAAATTCTGCTGGTGCTTTTTTTCCTTTTGTACGTTCACTCATTCTTACCCATACTTCAGCAGCTTCAACACCGTTATAACCTGCCATAAGCATAAATACTAATCCTAACTTATCAGCTTCTGTTTCATGGCCTCTACTAAAAGGCAACATTACTCCTACTTGAGATCCTAAACCATAAGCCATGTTAAAAACTTTTGCATTCTTACTATTTCTTGTTCCTAAAGCTACTGCAGCTCCACCAAGTTGTTGTAATTGCCCTGTAGACATACGTTCTTGACCGTGTTTAGCAAAAGCATGTGCAACCTCATGTCCCATTACTGCAGCCACTCCATCTTCATTTGCACAAATTGGTAATATACCCGTATAAAAAACTACTTTTCCTCCTGGTAAACACCAAGCGTTAACCGTTTTATCATCAACTAAGTTAAATTCCCATTTATACGAATTAGCTTCAGAAACCATTCCGTTTGCTCTCATAAAACGATCAACTGCTTCAGAAATTTTCTTACCTACTCTTTTAATTTGATTTGATTTAGTAACGCTTTTAGATAATTTATTCTTTTCTAAAAAACCTTTATACTGTGCAAAACTAGCTGGTAATACTTGAGCATCATTTACAAAATTAAGTCGTTTTCTACCAGTAATAGGTACTGTACTACATTGTACTAAAAATACTGCTAAAAATACTAAGGCTATGATTCTTTTCATTATTTAATGTTTTTATTAAAATAGGGTTATGTAATTATGACACAAATTAAATAAAATGTCACAAATTAATTAACATTATTAAGTTTAAATTTACAAATTATATCTTTATCTAAAATCAATTTTCATGAATTTTAATAATTCAAATATATTTCCTCCAAGCATAGTTATACCAAAACCGGTTATCGCTCTAGCTAAATTCACACAATTTTTCTCTACAAGTTTAACTGCTAAATTTGCCGCTAGAATTTTCATAACTCCTATTCAGTTTTCTACTCCTAAAAGAGAAAGTGTTATGTTAGAAAGTGCTCAAAAAAAGATAATAAATATACCTTCTATTTCAAAAGAAATTAAAGTTTTATCTTATGGTTATTCAAAAAAGAAAGTTTTACTAGTTCATGGTTGGGCTGGGAGAAGTACACAATTATATATGATTGCTGATAAACTATTAGAAAAAGGATACATGGTTATTTCTTTTGATGGCCCTGCTCATGGAGAATCTTCAGGAAAAACAACTGCAATGCCTGAATTTATAGAAACAATTAATGAAATTGATAAACAATTTGGCCCTTTTGAAGCTGCTGTTGGACATTCTTTTGGTGGGACGACTTTATATAATAGTGTTGCTACTAACTTTCAAATTAAAAAACTAGTTACTGTTGGTGCTGCTGATAAAATTTCTGATGTTATTTTAAACTTTACACATAATTTAAAAACAAAACCAATTGTTGCAAAAAAGATTAAAGATAGCTTTGATAAAAAATGGCAACAAGATATTGATTCTCATTCATCAAGTATTATTGCTAAAAAAATAAAAATACCTACTTTAATTGTTCATGATTCTAATGATGGTGACGTTCCTGTAAGTTGTGCTATAAATATTCGTCAAAACTTACAAGAAGGCAAACTTTTAATTACAAAAGGATTAGGACATACTAAAATACTTCGTAATAAAAAGATTACCTCAGAAATTGTAAACTTTATTACCCAATAAACATGAAAAAAATTTTATTCGCATTCGTTTTAACAATACTCTTTAATTATTTAGGAAATGCACAAGACAAAAAAGAATATAAAGTTTCAAAAACAAATAAAGAATGGAAAACTCTTTTAACAAAGAAACAATACTACGTTCTTAGAGAAGCAGGTACTGAACGTCAAAATTCAAGTTCATTAAATAAAAATTATAAGAAAGGTCTTTATGTTTGTGCTGCTTGTAAAACACCTTTGTACAAATCTGAAAACAAATACGATTCTGGCTCTGGTTGGCCAGCTTTTGATAAAGCAATAAAAAAGAATGTTGAATTGGATGTAGATTATAAAATTGGCTATGCTCGTACCGAGTTAAAATGTAATACTTGTGGTGGTCATTTAGGGCATTCCTTTGATGATGGCCCAAGAGATACGACAGGTAAACGTCATTGCATTAATGGCGCAGCATTAGAGTTTATATCTAAATAATAATTTATTTAAAATACTGTAACTTAGAGCTGACTAAAATCAGCTCTTTTTTATGGATACTTCCTACTTATCAAGTGTAAAAAAACAATTTGAATATTATAAAAATTTAGGAGATAAGACTTTCACTCAATTAGATAATAATCAGTTTTTTTGGTCTCAAAATAAAGAAGATAATTCTATTGCTATTATAATTAAACACATATCAGGAAATATGCGTTCTCGTTGGACAAATTTTTTAACTGAAGATGGTGAAAAAGAATGGCGTAATAGAGATGATGAGTTTGTAAATTCATTTACATCAAAAGAAGAAGTAGTTGCATATTGGGAAATGGGATGGAAATGTTTATTCGATGCACTAAACACTATAACTATTCAAAATTCTGATACAATTGTTTACATCAGAAACCAAGGACACACTATTACTGAAGCTATAAATAGGCAGTTGTGCCATTATTCATACCATATTGGTCAAATTGTTTTCTTAAGTAAATTATTATTAGGTGACAATTGGCAAACATTATCAGTAGCTAAAGGAACATCAAAAGAATACAATGCTCAGAAATTTAACAAAGAAAAATCACGTAAACATTTTACAGAAGATTTATAATAATCATTTAAACACTTACTAATGGATAAAGAAGCTATAATTTCTGTACTTGAAGAGAAACATCAACAATTATTTAACTGGTTAGAAAATCAATCTGAAAATAATTTTAAAGAAGGTCCTAAAGGAAAATGGACAACAGGACAACATATAGCTCATTTAGTAGACTCAATAAAAAAAGTAAATAGCGCTTTAAGTTACCCTAAATTTTTATTGAAGTATAAATTTGGTAAGGCAAACCGTGAAGTTCGTTCTTATGATGAAGTTACTAAACGCTACCAAGACAAACTTTTAAAAAATAAAGAGAAAGCTAAAATGTTTAATATTGATGTTAAAACGCCATCTGAAAAGAGTTTTCATCAATTATTATCAACACTTCAAATACAAAATAAAAAACTGCAACACAAAACACAGCGTTGGAAAAATAAAGATTTAGATACGTTGATTCTTCCACATCCATTAATGGGAAAAATGCCAATTCGTGAAATTATTATGTGGACAGCTTACCATACCGAACATCATACAAATATTTTAAAAGACAATCATTAATTTTAATTTTCTATTTTTAAATAAAAAACAAGTAAAACTGCTTCTAAAAAAATTATACTTCTAACAACAAAATTATTATATTTGTACCTCTAAAAATGAAGCCGATACATGTTTAATAATTTAAGTGAAAAGTTAGATAAAGCGTTACATACGCTTAAAGGACACGGAAAAATTACTGAAGTTAATGTTGCAGAAACGCTAAAAGAAGTTCGTAGAGCCTTATTAGATGCCGATGTTAATTTTAAAATTGCTAAAGATTTTACTAAAAAAGTTCAACAAAAAGCCTTAGGACAAGACGTATTAACTACGTTAAATCCAGGGCAATTAATGGTTAAATTAGTTAAAGATGAATTAACTGAATTAATGGGTGGTGACACTGTTGGTATTAATTTAGGAGGTTCACTTAGCGTAATTTTAATGTCTGGTTTACAAGGATCTGGTAAAACTACTTTTTCTGGTAAACTAGCTAGCTACTTAAAAACTAAAAAATCGAAAGAAGTATTATTAGTAGGTTGTGATGTTTATCGTCCTGCCGCTATTAATCAATTACAAGTTGTTGGAGAACAAATTGGTGTAGAGGTTTATGCCGAGGTAGAAAACAAAAATCCTGTTGAAATTTCTTTAAATGCTATTAAGCATGCAAAAGCAAATGGTAAAAATGTAGTTATTATTGATACTGCAGGTCGTTTAGCTGTTGATGAAGAAATGATGAATGAAATTTCTAACATTCATAAAGCAGTAAACCCGCAAGAAACATTATTTGTAGTAGATGCTATGACAGGGCAAGATGCTGTAAACACAGCAAAAGCCTTTAATAATATATTAAATTTTGACGGTGTAGTACTTACCAAATTAGATGGTGATACTCGTGGTGGAGCTGCATTATCTATTAAATCGGTAGTAAACAAACCTATTAAGTTTATTGGTACTGGTGAAAAGATGGATGCTATTGATGTATTTCACCCAGATCGTATGGCCGATCGTATTTTAGGGATGGGAGATGTTATCTCTTTAGTAGAACGTGCCCAAGAACAATACGATGAAGACGAAGCAAGAAAATTACAAAAGAAAATAGCGAAAGATCAATTTGGTTTTGATGACTTTTTAAGTCAAATTCAACAAATCAAAAAGATGGGTAGCATGAAAGATTTAGTTGGAATGATTCCTGGAGCTGGTAAAGCTTTAAAAGATGTTGACATTGACGATAATGCTTTTATAGGTATTGAAGCTATTATACAATCGATGACTCCATTAGAAAGAAGTACTCCTACAACAATTAA
This genomic stretch from Tenacibaculum sp. Bg11-29 harbors:
- a CDS encoding MFS transporter, producing MYKRGDKKLINAWAFYDWANSVYSLVISTAVFPLYYSAITDNKTVSFLGINWEHPDSLYTYAIAFSLLIVAIISPILSGIADYTGSKKKFMKFFCWMGGLSVAALYFFEGVDTVWVGILFTILASIGFWASWVFYNAYLPEIAFPEQQDRASAKGFIHGYVGSIILLLINLGMIMFPEVFGFDISISEYIKANGTELEIGKAIDEAKGIASSNASRFSFVMVGIWWIGFAQVTFRKLPDDIYNKQPDNDYIWKGYRELQIVFKEVLNYPVLKRFLLAFFFLSIGVQTIILMAAIFGSSELGLESTNMIATILLVQVVAIFGAFFFSRFSDKYGNFTALKVTIAIWMLVCFVAFMLDKKQENVTLYFYGLGGILGLVQGAIQSLTRSTYSKLLPETEDHATYFSFYDVTEKIAIVIGMFLFGLLNSITNSMQWSVLCLAVFFLISFIILSTLKKTKYVA
- a CDS encoding M48 family metallopeptidase, which translates into the protein MKRIIALVFLAVFLVQCSTVPITGRKRLNFVNDAQVLPASFAQYKGFLEKNKLSKSVTKSNQIKRVGKKISEAVDRFMRANGMVSEANSYKWEFNLVDDKTVNAWCLPGGKVVFYTGILPICANEDGVAAVMGHEVAHAFAKHGQERMSTGQLQQLGGAAVALGTRNSKNAKVFNMAYGLGSQVGVMLPFSRGHETEADKLGLVFMLMAGYNGVEAAEVWVRMSERTKGKKAPAEFMSTHPSNQTRIQTLRAYLPEARQLAAKYNVPGKK
- a CDS encoding alpha/beta fold hydrolase; translated protein: MNFNNSNIFPPSIVIPKPVIALAKFTQFFSTSLTAKFAARIFITPIQFSTPKRESVMLESAQKKIINIPSISKEIKVLSYGYSKKKVLLVHGWAGRSTQLYMIADKLLEKGYMVISFDGPAHGESSGKTTAMPEFIETINEIDKQFGPFEAAVGHSFGGTTLYNSVATNFQIKKLVTVGAADKISDVILNFTHNLKTKPIVAKKIKDSFDKKWQQDIDSHSSSIIAKKIKIPTLIVHDSNDGDVPVSCAINIRQNLQEGKLLITKGLGHTKILRNKKITSEIVNFITQ
- the msrB gene encoding peptide-methionine (R)-S-oxide reductase MsrB codes for the protein MKKILFAFVLTILFNYLGNAQDKKEYKVSKTNKEWKTLLTKKQYYVLREAGTERQNSSSLNKNYKKGLYVCAACKTPLYKSENKYDSGSGWPAFDKAIKKNVELDVDYKIGYARTELKCNTCGGHLGHSFDDGPRDTTGKRHCINGAALEFISK
- a CDS encoding DUF1572 family protein, which translates into the protein MDTSYLSSVKKQFEYYKNLGDKTFTQLDNNQFFWSQNKEDNSIAIIIKHISGNMRSRWTNFLTEDGEKEWRNRDDEFVNSFTSKEEVVAYWEMGWKCLFDALNTITIQNSDTIVYIRNQGHTITEAINRQLCHYSYHIGQIVFLSKLLLGDNWQTLSVAKGTSKEYNAQKFNKEKSRKHFTEDL
- a CDS encoding DinB family protein; this encodes MDKEAIISVLEEKHQQLFNWLENQSENNFKEGPKGKWTTGQHIAHLVDSIKKVNSALSYPKFLLKYKFGKANREVRSYDEVTKRYQDKLLKNKEKAKMFNIDVKTPSEKSFHQLLSTLQIQNKKLQHKTQRWKNKDLDTLILPHPLMGKMPIREIIMWTAYHTEHHTNILKDNH
- the ffh gene encoding signal recognition particle protein, with the protein product MFNNLSEKLDKALHTLKGHGKITEVNVAETLKEVRRALLDADVNFKIAKDFTKKVQQKALGQDVLTTLNPGQLMVKLVKDELTELMGGDTVGINLGGSLSVILMSGLQGSGKTTFSGKLASYLKTKKSKEVLLVGCDVYRPAAINQLQVVGEQIGVEVYAEVENKNPVEISLNAIKHAKANGKNVVIIDTAGRLAVDEEMMNEISNIHKAVNPQETLFVVDAMTGQDAVNTAKAFNNILNFDGVVLTKLDGDTRGGAALSIKSVVNKPIKFIGTGEKMDAIDVFHPDRMADRILGMGDVISLVERAQEQYDEDEARKLQKKIAKDQFGFDDFLSQIQQIKKMGSMKDLVGMIPGAGKALKDVDIDDNAFIGIEAIIQSMTPLERSTPTTINASRKKRIAKGSGTSVQEINQLMKQFNQMSKMMKMMQGGGGKKMMQMMQGMK